CCAGAAATTCAAACCTGATGCTATTCGAGTTCCAAAAATTAGAAACAGCGATGAGGTTCAAAAAATTGAGAATTTGATTTTTGAAAAAATCGATATTCATCTCTCAATTGAGACAAAAGAGGCTCTTTTAAATTTAGCAACTCTCAGAACTTCAAATCGTATCTCTGTCTTCTATTTAGGAATTCTTGACCTCATCGCTGATTTAGAACTCTCTCAAGATAAATTAGAACCAACAAATCCAATGGTTGGATATCTTCTTTCCCAATTTTTGGTAACTTCTAAAGCTCTCGGAGTTCATCCAGTCGCACCAGTTTTTCAGGATTACAAAAATGAAAAGCTTTTTCACGAATGGTTGGAGCTTGAAAAGAGAATTGGTTTTTCTGCAAAAGGTGTGATTTCTCCAACTCAAGCAAAAATTGTTACAGAGTTTTTTAGAAAAGAGGAGAGTGAAATTGAAAAAGCTCGTGAAATTGTTCAGCTTTTTCAAAAAAATGGAAGTTTTGCACATGATAAATATGGGTATATTGATGAACCAATTTACAAAGGTGCTTTGGCAATTTTAAATAAGTGAGTTTGTCGGAGAATTCCGACAAAAAATTTAAACTATTGTAATAGTTGAGACAGAGTGGCAAGTTTTCAATTTTGAAAGTTCTGAAATCAATTCGGCAGTCGCTTTTTGATCTGAATTGATAACAGCAAGTGCTTGATTCTCATTTCGTCCAAGTCGGAAATCTGAAATGTTGATTTTGTGTTTTGCAAAAATTGAGCCAACTTCACCAATTACTCCAGGAACATCGCTATTTTTGAAAAGTGTAATATTTCCCTCTGGTTTTACATCCAATTCAAATCCATTCACTTCGACAATTCTCTGTTCGTTTTCACCAAAAATTGTTCCCGCAACTTGAATGATGTCATCGCCAGTTGTTAATTTAACACCAACTCGATTTTTAAATCCGCTTTTTGTCGAGAAAGTAGCCGTTTCAATTGAAACTCCTCTCTCTTCTGCAAGAGGTAAAGCATTGACATAATTGATTTTTTCACCAAGACTCTCTCTCATCGCACCAACAACTGCAAAAGTTTTTAGTGATTCGATGTATTTGCTGACCTCATCGCCCTCAACATAAACTTTGATTGATTTTAAGTTGCTTTTGTTCAATTGTGCTGAAATAAACCCAATTTTTTGAATCAAGTTAAGATATTTTTTCACACTTTC
Above is a window of Thiovulum sp. ES DNA encoding:
- a CDS encoding citrate lyase beta subunit (PFAM: HpcH/HpaI aldolase/citrate lyase family): MSFKPIAPLMISTDNEKHISKIEKMETDSIILNLEDGVSDKKKALENCKTILKDFPRKQKFIVRVNALGENGDSEISEIQKFKPDAIRVPKIRNSDEVQKIENLIFEKIDIHLSIETKEALLNLATLRTSNRISVFYLGILDLIADLELSQDKLEPTNPMVGYLLSQFLVTSKALGVHPVAPVFQDYKNEKLFHEWLELEKRIGFSAKGVISPTQAKIVTEFFRKEESEIEKAREIVQLFQKNGSFAHDKYGYIDEPIYKGALAILNK